A single Oligoflexia bacterium DNA region contains:
- a CDS encoding inositol monophosphatase family protein — protein MKVPVNLTNFKNILLKASEIIKGHLNKSSEELGTTKKQDGTSVTKVELEVNKFLKLELTKLLPDSGWLSEEDKDNTDRLTKSYVWVVDPIDGTKEFISGIPEIAISVGLVSKGLPILGGVVNPATGEGGVGSLDNGVEYWGSKSRIVQTSLVQAEISVSRTEFSKGQIDVFREQLPQIKPLGSVAYKLLRVAAEQDDFYFSVEPKSEWDICGGVALLGFSNKFYSRFDGAANAFNQPKPRIKCGACAGTLAMIENFSHQFKALLQLRDEK, from the coding sequence ATGAAGGTTCCTGTTAATCTCACAAACTTTAAAAATATACTGCTCAAAGCATCTGAAATTATTAAGGGGCATTTAAATAAGTCTTCTGAAGAACTCGGCACTACCAAAAAACAAGATGGAACTTCTGTTACCAAAGTTGAGCTTGAAGTTAATAAATTTCTTAAACTAGAACTAACTAAACTTTTACCCGATTCTGGTTGGCTCTCAGAAGAAGATAAAGACAACACCGATAGACTTACAAAATCTTATGTGTGGGTCGTAGACCCCATCGATGGCACTAAAGAATTTATTTCTGGCATTCCTGAAATTGCAATCTCAGTAGGGCTCGTTAGTAAGGGGTTGCCGATTTTAGGGGGCGTTGTGAACCCCGCCACCGGTGAAGGTGGAGTTGGTAGTCTTGATAATGGTGTTGAGTATTGGGGATCTAAATCTCGTATTGTTCAAACTTCTTTAGTCCAAGCTGAAATTTCTGTAAGTCGCACTGAGTTTTCTAAAGGACAAATCGATGTATTTAGAGAGCAGTTACCTCAGATAAAACCATTGGGAAGTGTGGCTTATAAACTTTTAAGAGTGGCAGCTGAGCAAGATGATTTTTACTTTTCAGTTGAGCCTAAGTCTGAGTGGGATATCTGTGGCGGTGTGGCATTACTTGGGTTTTCTAATAAGTTTTATTCTCGTTTTGATGGTGCTGCGAATGCATTTAATCAGCCGAAACCCCGTATTAAATGCGGAGCTTGTGCCGGTACCCTCGCTATGATAGAAAATTTCAGTCATCAATTTAAAGCTTTATTACAGCTAAGGGATGAGAAATGA
- the cysC gene encoding adenylyl-sulfate kinase has protein sequence MNSMGVKAAGPVFWITGLSGSGKSTIANKVCARLRSQNHASILIDGDEVRDVLNSHLGHGLEDRKKNAQQISKLCKWLSGQGVPVVCATMSLFQEIHEWNRKNISNYYEVYLDTPMSVLEMRDTKKLYSGVKSGAMKDVIGVDLPFDAPKTPDLVLDTSQAPNSFEEIVDRIIRLAPDFR, from the coding sequence ATGAATTCAATGGGTGTGAAAGCAGCGGGCCCAGTTTTTTGGATCACGGGTCTTTCAGGTTCGGGTAAATCTACTATTGCCAATAAAGTTTGTGCTCGTTTACGTAGCCAAAATCATGCATCTATTTTGATTGACGGAGACGAGGTACGTGACGTTTTAAATTCACATCTTGGTCATGGTTTAGAAGATCGAAAAAAAAACGCTCAGCAAATATCTAAACTTTGTAAATGGCTCTCGGGGCAGGGTGTACCAGTAGTTTGTGCAACGATGTCTTTGTTTCAAGAGATTCATGAGTGGAATAGAAAAAACATATCCAATTATTATGAAGTTTATCTTGATACACCTATGAGTGTTCTTGAGATGCGTGACACAAAAAAACTTTACAGTGGTGTTAAATCAGGGGCGATGAAAGACGTCATCGGTGTGGATCTTCCCTTTGATGCGCCCAAAACCCCAGATCTAGTTTTAGATACCTCTCAAGCTCCAAACTCTTTTGAAGAAATAGTTGATCGGATCATTCGATTGGCTCCTGATTTTCGATGA
- a CDS encoding phosphocholine cytidylyltransferase family protein — MNMIILAAGTGNRLKPITADRPKCMVPLEGKPLLYWQTNTARAAGVKNIVVVRGFCKETVQGEELTFVENKRFAETNMLQTLWCAAEYFGDSFIVSYGDIVYEPSVLEALLKSPHDISVVVDREWKSYWEKRVDNVLDDAESLRLADDGRITDIGNKETSLERIQAQYIGLLSFKGKSVQLAKDLFEKERKAHQDGRTLISTKRNFDMLYMTDFLQGLINSGTDIHAVPINEKWLEIDSHRDLELAQKFALTSGNTLTINRNTP; from the coding sequence ATGAACATGATTATTTTAGCCGCCGGAACTGGTAATCGTTTAAAACCCATCACTGCTGATCGCCCTAAATGTATGGTTCCTTTAGAAGGAAAACCACTTCTTTATTGGCAAACCAATACTGCGCGGGCTGCTGGTGTTAAAAATATTGTAGTTGTCAGGGGATTTTGTAAAGAAACAGTTCAAGGTGAAGAACTCACTTTTGTTGAAAATAAAAGATTTGCTGAGACCAATATGCTTCAAACTCTTTGGTGTGCGGCTGAGTATTTCGGAGATTCTTTTATCGTAAGCTATGGCGATATCGTCTATGAACCTTCGGTTTTAGAAGCACTTTTAAAATCTCCCCATGATATTTCAGTGGTTGTTGATCGAGAGTGGAAAAGCTATTGGGAAAAACGCGTGGATAATGTTTTAGATGATGCCGAAAGCCTTCGCCTGGCTGACGATGGTAGAATTACAGATATTGGAAATAAAGAAACTTCCCTTGAGCGCATTCAAGCCCAATACATTGGCCTACTTTCATTTAAGGGTAAAAGTGTTCAACTTGCCAAAGATCTTTTTGAAAAAGAGCGCAAGGCCCACCAAGATGGTCGCACACTTATTTCAACAAAAAGAAATTTTGATATGTTGTACATGACAGATTTTTTACAAGGGCTGATTAATTCAGGCACTGATATTCACGCAGTACCCATCAATGAAAAATGGTTAGAAATAGATTCCCATCGCGATTTAGAATTAGCCCAGAAATTTGCACTCACCTCAGGAAACACTCTGACTATCAATAGGAACACACCATGA
- a CDS encoding gamma-glutamyl-gamma-aminobutyrate hydrolase family protein (Members of this family of hydrolases with an active site Cys residue belong to MEROPS family C26.), which produces MKPRIAISLRSVTTEAYSEVRDAISRDWVELLSDLNVLPIFIPNGINTPAELMDATGISGVILSNGNDVGADPVRDQTERAMVEYAIKKNLPVVGICRGLQFLNVYFGGSLIKSIKAQSPDEKHTGANHLVRIVDHKASKVFKLDEFQVNSYHDQGLTEKELASELIAFAKSPEGIVEGAYHSKFPIYGVQWHPERKGPSAGQDKAMLIDWLKLGQGVLK; this is translated from the coding sequence ATGAAACCACGTATCGCCATTTCACTTAGAAGTGTTACCACAGAAGCATACTCCGAAGTGCGAGACGCTATCAGTCGTGATTGGGTAGAATTACTTTCTGATTTAAATGTGCTTCCAATTTTTATTCCTAATGGCATAAATACGCCTGCAGAACTTATGGATGCCACTGGAATAAGTGGTGTGATTCTCTCCAATGGGAATGACGTGGGAGCGGATCCTGTGCGTGACCAAACAGAGCGGGCCATGGTGGAGTACGCTATTAAAAAAAACTTGCCTGTTGTGGGTATTTGTCGCGGGTTGCAGTTTTTAAATGTTTATTTTGGGGGTTCATTAATTAAAAGCATCAAGGCCCAGAGTCCTGATGAAAAACATACCGGGGCCAATCATCTAGTACGTATCGTCGATCACAAGGCTTCAAAAGTGTTTAAGCTAGATGAATTTCAAGTGAACTCCTATCACGATCAAGGTTTGACTGAAAAAGAATTGGCCTCAGAACTTATTGCGTTTGCTAAAAGTCCCGAAGGAATCGTTGAAGGGGCGTATCATTCTAAATTTCCAATTTATGGGGTTCAATGGCATCCCGAAAGAAAAGGTCCTTCAGCTGGGCAAGACAAAGCCATGTTAATTGATTGGCTTAAGCTGGGTCAGGGAGTTCTCAAATGA
- a CDS encoding PEP/pyruvate-binding domain-containing protein, with protein MKAIILGSSRGVRRLDPNKSYPYHLSEFEGSRRALDWILQSFQQLQVSQVCYVGGYHIEKVIENYPDLKYHFYADWMTGSDVDALGCAIKELTDSCYICSADIVFHREALDLLSKQMHDSKSDFVLGVDGPVNSETPFAGVALVSAKGSELLQKFFRERATSGSKNETDDLVKCFSVLSREGAGLSSVDISSKFASLSKPKNAAKLILGTKAQTLQRLQPVVRFSKILDQFRFAVSEWKKNPQEVVASVKKTFNEGLVVVRSSALSEDAWSGSQAGRFKSILNVDIQESSQISDAITEVFNSFPKDDLEHQIFVQPQVLNVTNSGVILTRDLETNAPYLVINCDTTTSRTDTITSGSENAETWVVSKQSKGPYPDKHMHMLIAAARELESLIDHDALDIEFAIDRDEKVYILQVRPLTVDRNRFALTDDDFAQELALIRDYSAQLFKPNPAVSGTTTVLGIMPDWNPAEIIGTCPKPLALSLYQRLITDSTWAKARALIGYKDVTSAPLLVALLGRPYIDVRASVNSFLPQNLESSLSEKLVNHYIGRLKENPELHDKIEFHIVPTCLTQDFKNTKELLSAAKFSDAEIKNLEEKLKLLTQSIIQEKEVSIASQMQLLEKLNLRREQISSQLPDNPHAIAIALRVLSEDCINWGTLPFSILARYAFVALAFLKSFVSAKILSDEEYDEILRNISTVASQMSEDFELLAAGQIAEAAFVSRYAHLRPDTYDILSENMGQALPLYIRSSGTPRASTHKPDINKARQIFESKFSQIDKVLKDLGLNVDVMTLMKFILEAIPARESSKFEFTKNLNLILMLTEKLGQKFQLSRDDMAFVSIETLIQMATNGTSSATSIELQRAIGFTRKRFELTKALHLPPLISDVSDFDFFSQMKCQPNFITHKRVVADCLKLDKNSQTSNLNDKIILLERADPGYDWIFSYPIAGIITKYGGVASHMAIRAAEFGLPAAIGCGEMLFDKLAKHELMELDCGKRQIRILK; from the coding sequence ATGAAAGCTATTATCCTAGGAAGTTCCAGAGGTGTTCGACGCCTCGACCCAAATAAAAGTTACCCATATCATCTCAGTGAATTTGAAGGCTCCAGACGCGCACTGGACTGGATTCTTCAGTCATTTCAACAATTGCAGGTGTCACAAGTTTGCTACGTCGGCGGTTATCATATTGAAAAGGTCATCGAGAATTACCCCGATCTTAAATACCATTTTTACGCTGATTGGATGACAGGTTCAGATGTCGATGCTTTGGGTTGTGCCATCAAGGAGCTTACCGATTCATGTTATATTTGCTCTGCTGACATTGTCTTTCATCGTGAAGCCCTGGATTTATTATCAAAGCAAATGCATGACAGTAAGTCTGACTTTGTATTGGGTGTTGATGGGCCTGTAAATTCTGAGACTCCTTTTGCTGGTGTTGCACTGGTTAGTGCGAAAGGTTCAGAGCTTTTACAAAAATTTTTTCGTGAGCGTGCAACTAGCGGAAGTAAAAATGAAACAGATGATCTTGTAAAATGTTTTTCTGTGCTTTCAAGAGAGGGTGCAGGGTTAAGTTCTGTAGATATCAGCTCTAAATTTGCTTCACTTTCTAAACCAAAAAACGCAGCAAAACTTATTCTTGGTACTAAAGCACAAACACTTCAAAGATTACAACCTGTCGTTCGCTTCTCAAAAATTCTAGATCAATTTAGATTTGCAGTGTCTGAGTGGAAGAAAAATCCTCAAGAAGTTGTAGCAAGCGTTAAAAAAACTTTTAATGAGGGTCTTGTAGTTGTACGCAGCAGTGCCTTGAGTGAAGATGCGTGGAGTGGTTCTCAAGCAGGGCGCTTTAAAAGTATATTAAATGTGGATATTCAAGAGTCTTCGCAAATTTCTGATGCGATAACTGAAGTGTTTAATAGTTTTCCAAAGGACGATCTTGAACATCAGATTTTTGTTCAACCACAAGTTCTCAATGTTACAAACAGTGGAGTCATACTCACCCGTGATTTAGAAACCAACGCACCTTACCTTGTTATCAATTGCGATACTACCACTTCAAGAACAGATACAATCACCTCAGGTTCTGAAAACGCAGAAACGTGGGTTGTGTCAAAACAAAGTAAAGGTCCTTATCCTGATAAGCACATGCATATGTTGATCGCTGCAGCTCGAGAACTTGAATCACTTATTGATCACGATGCCCTCGATATTGAGTTTGCAATTGATCGAGATGAAAAAGTCTACATTCTTCAGGTGAGGCCTTTGACTGTAGATCGCAATCGTTTTGCGCTCACCGATGATGACTTTGCACAAGAGTTAGCGTTGATTCGTGATTATTCTGCGCAATTGTTTAAGCCTAATCCAGCAGTGTCAGGTACAACCACTGTTTTAGGTATTATGCCTGATTGGAATCCTGCTGAAATTATCGGTACTTGCCCAAAGCCCTTAGCACTTTCGCTGTATCAAAGACTTATTACCGATAGCACCTGGGCAAAAGCTCGGGCTTTGATCGGTTACAAAGATGTGACGAGTGCTCCGCTACTTGTTGCGCTTCTTGGGCGGCCCTATATTGACGTACGTGCAAGTGTAAATTCTTTTTTACCTCAGAATTTAGAATCATCACTTTCAGAAAAATTAGTGAATCATTACATCGGGCGCTTAAAAGAAAATCCTGAACTTCATGATAAAATAGAGTTTCATATTGTACCCACATGTCTCACTCAAGATTTCAAAAATACAAAAGAACTCTTAAGTGCTGCGAAATTTTCAGATGCTGAAATTAAAAACCTAGAAGAAAAATTAAAGTTATTAACTCAATCTATTATCCAAGAAAAAGAAGTAAGTATTGCCAGTCAGATGCAGCTTCTTGAAAAATTGAATTTAAGACGTGAACAAATCTCATCTCAACTGCCAGATAATCCCCATGCCATAGCAATAGCTTTGCGTGTGCTTTCTGAAGATTGCATTAATTGGGGCACATTGCCTTTCTCTATTTTGGCTCGTTATGCATTTGTGGCCCTTGCATTTCTTAAATCTTTTGTGTCTGCAAAAATTCTTAGCGATGAAGAGTATGATGAAATTCTTAGGAATATTTCAACTGTAGCTAGTCAGATGTCTGAGGATTTTGAATTGCTAGCCGCTGGTCAGATTGCTGAAGCGGCATTTGTAAGTCGCTATGCCCATCTCAGACCTGATACCTACGACATACTTTCTGAAAACATGGGCCAAGCACTTCCACTTTATATTCGTAGTTCAGGTACACCTCGCGCTTCAACGCACAAGCCTGATATCAATAAGGCTCGTCAGATTTTCGAATCTAAATTCAGTCAGATTGATAAGGTTCTTAAAGATTTGGGTTTGAATGTTGATGTTATGACGCTGATGAAATTTATTTTGGAAGCTATACCAGCGCGTGAAAGTTCAAAATTTGAATTTACTAAGAATTTAAATCTTATTTTGATGTTAACTGAAAAACTCGGCCAGAAGTTTCAGCTTTCTCGGGATGATATGGCTTTTGTATCTATTGAGACTTTGATTCAAATGGCAACCAACGGAACATCATCTGCCACATCAATTGAGTTGCAAAGAGCCATTGGTTTTACGCGTAAACGTTTTGAATTAACAAAAGCACTTCATCTGCCGCCGCTTATTTCTGATGTTTCTGATTTTGATTTTTTCAGCCAAATGAAATGCCAACCTAATTTTATTACCCATAAGCGTGTTGTGGCTGACTGCTTAAAATTAGATAAAAATTCACAGACTTCAAATTTAAATGACAAGATCATTTTGCTTGAGCGAGCGGATCCCGGTTACGATTGGATTTTTAGCTACCCCATCGCTGGGATCATTACAAAATACGGTGGAGTTGCATCACATATGGCTATACGTGCTGCAGAATTCGGACTTCCAGCTGCCATTGGTTGTGGAGAAATGCTCTTTGATAAGCTGGCAAAGCATGAACTCATGGAGCTGGATTGTGGCAAACGTCAAATTCGGATATTAAAATGA